A single region of the Lotus japonicus ecotype B-129 chromosome 4, LjGifu_v1.2 genome encodes:
- the LOC130713613 gene encoding uncharacterized protein LOC130713613 isoform X2: MLSTSSSSRSLFARSFLPIKGFPGPPTLRPFPTTSRIFESNLNSPKNLSILCFRHEHHSPETPKPEVIDQYLCEESVQSESNDSSVTKRDQNLILQKVASEVFKVFGNRWVVPWTAVTILQVMLLWTSAFWFIGSWMIPFAAHITGFSKDSLTFRGQALFSLITDVTEGLAGIAILHHCLSRFRPLPPDWFKFSLKGTWQPDVIIGCLMFPLVNRLSQFNLDLLPLLPSTPVTLSSVEHSIRARDPVAMLLYALVVSVCAPVWEEIVFRGFLLPSLSKYMPVWCAILVSSIAFALAHFNIQRMLPLIFLGMVMGIIFTRSRNLLPSMLLHSLWNAFVFLDLMK, encoded by the exons ATGTTGagcacctcttcttcttctcgctCTCTCTTTGCGCGCTCCTTTCTTCCAATTAAGGGTTTCCCAGGACCCCCTACACTCCGTCCTTTCCCCACAACTTCTCGGATCTTCGAATCGAATCTCAACTCTCCCAAAAAC TTAAGTATTTTGTGCTTTAGGCACGAGCATCATTCTCCAGAAACACCCAAGCCTGAAGTTATTGACCAGTATCTTTGCGAGGAATCGGTGCAATCTGAATCCAATGACTCTAGTGTCACCAAGCGGGACCAGAATTTGATCCTTCAAAAG GTTGCGAGTGAAGTATTCAAGGTATTTGGAAATCGATGGGTTGTACCATGGACTGCAGTAACCATATTACAA GTTATGCTTCTGTGGACATCGGCATTTTGGTTCATAGGATCTTGGATGATTCCTTTTGCGGCCCACATAACTGGCTTTAGCAAAGATTCTTTGACATTTAGAGGCCAGGCACTGTTTAGCCTTATTACTGATGTTACTGAAGGACTCGCCGGAATTGCAATTCTTCATCATTGTCTTTCTCGATTCCGCCCCCTTCCACCTGACTGGTTCAAGTTTAGCCTGAAAGGGACTTGGCAACCAGATGTCATCATAGGGTGTCTCATGTTTCCGCTCGTCAACCGGCTCTCGCAGTTCAACCTCGACCTGTTACCTCTCTTGCCATCTACACCTGTCACCCTTTCTAGTGTTGAACACTCAATAAGGGCAAGGGATCCCGTGGCAATGTTATTATATGCGTTAGTAGTATCAGTGTGTGCTCCTGTGTGGGAGGAGATAGTTTTCCGTGGTTTTCTACTCCCATCCCTTTCCAAATACATGCCTGTGTGGTGTGCAATACTGGTAAGTTCAATTGCCTTTGCGCTTGCACATTTTAATATTCAAAGGATGCTGCCACTTATATTTCTTGGAATGGTGATGGGTATCATATTTACGCGGTCAAGGAATTTATTACCATCAATGCTATTGCATAGCCTTTGGAATGCCTTTGTCTTCTTAGATTTGATGAAATAG
- the LOC130713613 gene encoding uncharacterized protein LOC130713613 isoform X1 encodes MLSTSSSSRSLFARSFLPIKGFPGPPTLRPFPTTSRIFESNLNSPKNKLSILCFRHEHHSPETPKPEVIDQYLCEESVQSESNDSSVTKRDQNLILQKVASEVFKVFGNRWVVPWTAVTILQVMLLWTSAFWFIGSWMIPFAAHITGFSKDSLTFRGQALFSLITDVTEGLAGIAILHHCLSRFRPLPPDWFKFSLKGTWQPDVIIGCLMFPLVNRLSQFNLDLLPLLPSTPVTLSSVEHSIRARDPVAMLLYALVVSVCAPVWEEIVFRGFLLPSLSKYMPVWCAILVSSIAFALAHFNIQRMLPLIFLGMVMGIIFTRSRNLLPSMLLHSLWNAFVFLDLMK; translated from the exons ATGTTGagcacctcttcttcttctcgctCTCTCTTTGCGCGCTCCTTTCTTCCAATTAAGGGTTTCCCAGGACCCCCTACACTCCGTCCTTTCCCCACAACTTCTCGGATCTTCGAATCGAATCTCAACTCTCCCAAAAAC AAGTTAAGTATTTTGTGCTTTAGGCACGAGCATCATTCTCCAGAAACACCCAAGCCTGAAGTTATTGACCAGTATCTTTGCGAGGAATCGGTGCAATCTGAATCCAATGACTCTAGTGTCACCAAGCGGGACCAGAATTTGATCCTTCAAAAG GTTGCGAGTGAAGTATTCAAGGTATTTGGAAATCGATGGGTTGTACCATGGACTGCAGTAACCATATTACAA GTTATGCTTCTGTGGACATCGGCATTTTGGTTCATAGGATCTTGGATGATTCCTTTTGCGGCCCACATAACTGGCTTTAGCAAAGATTCTTTGACATTTAGAGGCCAGGCACTGTTTAGCCTTATTACTGATGTTACTGAAGGACTCGCCGGAATTGCAATTCTTCATCATTGTCTTTCTCGATTCCGCCCCCTTCCACCTGACTGGTTCAAGTTTAGCCTGAAAGGGACTTGGCAACCAGATGTCATCATAGGGTGTCTCATGTTTCCGCTCGTCAACCGGCTCTCGCAGTTCAACCTCGACCTGTTACCTCTCTTGCCATCTACACCTGTCACCCTTTCTAGTGTTGAACACTCAATAAGGGCAAGGGATCCCGTGGCAATGTTATTATATGCGTTAGTAGTATCAGTGTGTGCTCCTGTGTGGGAGGAGATAGTTTTCCGTGGTTTTCTACTCCCATCCCTTTCCAAATACATGCCTGTGTGGTGTGCAATACTGGTAAGTTCAATTGCCTTTGCGCTTGCACATTTTAATATTCAAAGGATGCTGCCACTTATATTTCTTGGAATGGTGATGGGTATCATATTTACGCGGTCAAGGAATTTATTACCATCAATGCTATTGCATAGCCTTTGGAATGCCTTTGTCTTCTTAGATTTGATGAAATAG